A portion of the Stigmatopora argus isolate UIUO_Sarg chromosome 15, RoL_Sarg_1.0, whole genome shotgun sequence genome contains these proteins:
- the ptbp1a gene encoding polypyrimidine tract-binding protein 1a has protein sequence MDGRLDAELYPLGSGYVPEIESVHDISVGTKRGSDELFSSCISNGPYIMNPANGNDSKKFKGDVRSPGVPSRVVHLRKLPSDINEAEVIGLGLPFGKVTNLLMLKGKNQAFLELNSEECAQTMVSYYLSVTPVIRNHPIYMQYSTHKELKTDNSPNQVRAQAALQAVNALHGGGGLTGMAIAADTSGLAGGLAQSPVLRVIVENLFYPVTLDVLHQIFSKFGTVLKIITFTKNNQFQALIQYADAMMAQNAKCLDGQNIYNACCTLRISFSKLTNLNVKYNNDKSRDYTRLDLPTADSQAALDHQTMAAAFAAPGLISASPYGSAHFPPAFAIQQAGLAMPGIPSALASLGVGHGGMAVAAAAASRLSLAGFAAAGGHNVLLVSNLNPESVTPHCLFILFGVYGDVMRVKILFNKKENALIQMADGTQAQLAINHLNGQRLHGRAIRVTVSKHTTVQLPREGQEDQGLTKDFSNSTLHRFKKPGSKNYSNIFPPSATLHLSNIPPAVVEEDLKRLFASSGATVKAFKFFQNDRKMALIQMGSVEEAIECLIEFHNNDLGENHHLRVSFSKSTI, from the exons ATGGACGG CCGTTTAGACGCTGAATTGTACCCTCTGGGATCCGGCTACGTCCCTGAAATTGA GAGTGTCCATGACATATCAGTTGGCACGAAG AGAGGATCTGACGAACTCTTTTCTTCCTGCATATCCAACGGCCCCTATATCATGAACCCAG CCAATGGCAACGACAGCAAAAAATTCAAGGGTGACGTTCGCAGTCCTGGTGTTCCGTCACGTGTGGTTCATCTACGCAAGTTGCCCAGCGACATAAACGAGGCCGAGGTCATTGGGCTCGGTTTGCCCTTTGGGAAAGTTACCAATCTACTCATGCTGAAAGGAAAAAACCAG GCCTTCCTTGAGCTGAACAGTGAAGAGTGTGCTCAGACCATGGTGAGCTACTACTTGTCTGTGACCCCTGTCATCAGAAACCACCCCATTTACATGCAGTACTCCACCCACAAAGAGCTGAAAACAGACAACTCCCCCAACCAAGTG CGTGCTCAAGCTGCTCTGCAGGCGGTCAATGCTCTGCACGGCGGTGGCGGCCTCACCGGCATGGCTATTGCAGCAGACACGAGTGGCCTCGCAGGCGGGCTCGCTCAAAGTCCTGTTCTCAGAGTCATTGTGGAGAACCTCTTTTATCCGGTCACCCTTGATGTACTGCATCAG ATATTTTCCAAATTTGGCACAGTTCTGAAGATCATCACATTCACAAAGAACAACCAGTTCCAGGCTCTCATCCAGTATGCTGACGCCATGATGGCCCAAAACGCAAAA tGTCTTGATGGCCAGAACATCTACAATGCCTGCTGCACCTTAAGAATCAGCTTCTCCAAGCTCACCAACCTGAACGTCAAATATAACAACGACAAAAGCAGGGACTACACTCGCCTGGATCTCCCCACCGCTGATTCTCAGGCCGCCCTGGATCACCAGACCATGGCCGCAGCTTTTG CTGCACCAGGTCTAATATCTGCCTCTCCATATGGAAGCGCTCATTTCCCACCAGCCTTTGCCATACAGCAAGCAG GTCTTGCAATGCCCGGCATCCCCAGCGCTTTGGCGTCTCTGGGCGTCGGGCACGGTGGCATGGCGGTAGCAGCGGCGGCCGCCAGTCGCCTTAGCCTGGCCGGATTTGCCGCTGCCGGCGGACACAACGTCCTATTGGTCAGCAATCTAAACCCGGAG AGCGTTACGCCACACTGCCTCTTTATTCTTTTCG GTGTGTACGGTGATGTGATGAGAGTCAAGATCCTGTTCAATAAAAAGGAGAATGCATTGATTCAGATGGCAGATGGCACCCAGGCACAGCTAG CTATTAACCACTTGAATGGTCAGCGGCTGCATGGCAGGGCCATTCGCGTTACTGTGTCCAAGCACACCACGGTGCAGTTACCGCGAGAAGGGCAGGAGGACCAAGGCCTGACCAAGGACTTCAGCAACTCAACACTGCACCGCTTTAAGAAGCCTGGCTCCAAGAACTACTCTAACATCTTTCCACCCTCGGCCACACTCCATCTGTCCAACATACC ACCTGCTGTGGTAGAGGAAGACCTCAAGAGACTTTTTGCCAGCTCAGGGGCTACAGTTAAAGCCTTCAAGTTCTTTCA AAATGACCGCAAAATGGCCTTGATCCAAATGGGCTCGGTCGAAGAGGCCATTGAGTGCCTGATTGAGTTCCACAACAATGACTTGGGAGAGAACCATCACCTCAGAGTGTCCTTCTCAAAGTCCACCATCTGA